A portion of the Citrobacter rodentium NBRC 105723 = DSM 16636 genome contains these proteins:
- a CDS encoding transporter substrate-binding domain-containing protein, with the protein MSAADTLRFAINLGNAVLARELADGKPAGITVGLASKIAAALGAVPQFKTYPTAGKVVDDAQNDAWDVAFLAVDPLREEVLQFTQPYIVIQGTVLVRESSPWQSVTQMDSAGVVINVGKGAAYDLYLTRQLKKASINRLSSSQAAIDAFLKGEGDMAAGIRQPLERAAAVHPGFRVLPDNFGQINQAICVPHGNEERYRLIAELLTEWQQDGSVQQLIDRELTAS; encoded by the coding sequence ATGTCAGCCGCTGACACACTACGCTTTGCCATTAATTTGGGCAACGCTGTCCTCGCAAGAGAGCTGGCGGACGGTAAACCCGCAGGCATTACCGTCGGGCTGGCCAGTAAAATTGCCGCAGCGCTGGGCGCAGTCCCTCAGTTCAAAACATACCCGACAGCGGGGAAGGTGGTGGACGATGCCCAAAATGACGCCTGGGACGTTGCTTTTCTTGCCGTCGATCCGTTACGTGAAGAGGTATTGCAGTTTACGCAGCCCTATATCGTTATTCAGGGAACCGTACTGGTTCGTGAAAGCAGTCCCTGGCAAAGCGTCACGCAAATGGATAGCGCTGGAGTGGTCATTAATGTGGGCAAGGGCGCCGCTTATGATCTCTATCTCACGCGGCAGCTTAAAAAGGCGAGCATTAATCGGTTGAGTTCATCTCAGGCGGCAATAGATGCGTTTCTGAAAGGCGAAGGCGATATGGCTGCGGGTATTCGTCAACCGCTTGAGCGCGCAGCCGCTGTACATCCCGGTTTTCGGGTGTTGCCTGATAATTTTGGCCAGATAAACCAGGCAATTTGCGTTCCTCATGGCAATGAGGAACGCTACCGACTCATAGCTGAACTGCTGACTGAATGGCAACAGGACGGTTCCGTACAGCAGCTTATTGACCGTGAATTAACCGCCTCGTGA